In Pseudomonas deceptionensis, a single window of DNA contains:
- the aceE gene encoding pyruvate dehydrogenase (acetyl-transferring), homodimeric type, translated as MQDLDPVETQEWLDALESVLDKEGEDRAHYLMTRMGELATRTGSQLPYAITTPYRNTIPVTHEARMPGDLFMERRIRSLVRWNAMAMVMRTNLKDSDLGGHISSFASSATLYDIGFNYFFQAPTDEHGGDLIYFQGHTSPGVYARAFMEGRITEEQMNNFRQEVDGQGLSSYPHPWLMPDFWQFPTVSMGLGPIQAIYQARFMKYLEARGYIPAGKQKVWCFLGDGECDEPESLGAISLAGRENLDNLIFVINCNLQRLDGPVRGNGKIIQELEGVFRGAQWNVTKVIWGRFWDPLLAKDVDGILQRRMDEVIDGEYQNYKAKDGAFVREHFFNSPELKAMVADLSDDEIWKLNRGGHDPYKVYAAYHEAVNHKNQPTVILAKTIKGYGTGAGEAKNTAHNTKKVDVESLKLFRDRFDIPVKDDEIENLPFFKPEVGSAEARYLSERRTALGGFVPQRRALSTSIPTPPLDTLKAILDGSGDREISTTMAFVRILAQLVKDKEIGQRIVPIIPDEARTFGMEGMFRQLGIYSSVGQLYEPVDKDQVMFYREDKKGQILEEGINEAGAMSSFIAAGTSYSNHNQPMLPFYIFYSMFGFQRIGDLAWAAGDSRTRGFLIGGTAGRTTLNGEGLQHEDGHSHILAGTIPNCRTFDPTYGYELAVIIQDGMKKMTEEQQDVFYYITVMNESYQQPAMPAGVEEGIVKGMYLLEEDTKEAAHHVQLMGSGTILREVREAAIILREQFNIGADVWSVTSFNELRRDGLAVERSNRLHPGQKPKLSYVEECLTGRKGPVIASTDYMKLFAEQIRQWVPVKEFKVLGTDGFGRSDSRKKLRHFFEVDRHFVVLAALEALADRGDIEPKVVAEAIVKFGINPEKRNPLDC; from the coding sequence ATGCAAGACCTCGATCCCGTCGAAACCCAGGAATGGCTGGACGCCCTGGAATCGGTTCTCGACAAAGAAGGCGAAGACCGCGCTCACTACCTGATGACCCGTATGGGTGAGCTCGCTACCCGCACCGGTTCGCAGCTGCCGTATGCCATCACCACGCCTTACCGCAACACGATTCCTGTAACCCACGAAGCACGCATGCCTGGCGACCTGTTCATGGAACGCCGCATTCGCTCGCTGGTTCGCTGGAACGCCATGGCCATGGTGATGCGCACGAACTTGAAAGATTCTGACCTGGGCGGTCATATCTCCAGCTTCGCTTCCAGCGCAACCCTGTATGACATCGGTTTCAACTACTTCTTCCAGGCTCCGACCGACGAACACGGCGGCGACCTGATCTACTTCCAGGGTCATACCTCGCCAGGCGTTTACGCCCGTGCGTTCATGGAAGGCCGGATCACTGAAGAACAAATGAACAACTTCCGCCAGGAAGTGGACGGTCAGGGCCTGTCGTCCTACCCGCACCCTTGGCTGATGCCTGATTTCTGGCAGTTCCCGACTGTATCGATGGGCCTTGGCCCGATCCAGGCGATCTACCAGGCTCGCTTCATGAAGTACCTGGAAGCCCGTGGTTACATCCCGGCAGGCAAGCAAAAAGTCTGGTGTTTCCTGGGCGACGGCGAGTGCGACGAACCAGAATCCCTGGGCGCGATCTCCCTGGCTGGCCGTGAAAACCTCGACAACCTGATCTTCGTCATCAACTGCAACCTGCAGCGCCTCGATGGCCCGGTTCGCGGCAACGGCAAGATCATCCAGGAACTCGAAGGCGTATTCCGCGGTGCTCAGTGGAACGTTACCAAAGTCATCTGGGGCCGTTTCTGGGACCCACTGCTGGCCAAGGACGTCGACGGCATCCTGCAACGTCGCATGGACGAAGTCATCGACGGCGAGTACCAGAACTACAAAGCCAAAGACGGCGCGTTCGTTCGTGAACACTTCTTCAACTCGCCGGAACTCAAGGCGATGGTTGCTGATCTGTCCGACGACGAGATCTGGAAACTCAACCGTGGCGGCCACGACCCGTACAAGGTCTACGCGGCTTACCACGAAGCGGTTAACCACAAGAACCAGCCAACCGTCATCCTGGCCAAGACCATCAAGGGTTATGGCACCGGTGCCGGCGAAGCGAAAAACACTGCGCACAACACCAAGAAAGTTGATGTTGAAAGCCTGAAGTTGTTCCGTGATCGTTTCGACATCCCGGTTAAAGACGACGAAATCGAAAACCTGCCGTTCTTCAAGCCTGAAGTTGGCAGCGCTGAAGCCCGCTACCTGAGCGAGCGCCGCACTGCACTGGGCGGTTTCGTTCCTCAGCGTCGCGCATTGAGCACCAGCATTCCGACCCCGCCACTGGACACCCTCAAGGCCATCCTTGACGGCTCCGGCGACCGTGAAATTTCCACCACCATGGCTTTCGTGCGCATCCTGGCGCAGCTGGTCAAGGACAAGGAAATCGGTCAGCGCATCGTTCCGATCATCCCGGACGAAGCCCGTACCTTCGGTATGGAAGGCATGTTCCGTCAGTTGGGCATCTACTCGTCCGTCGGCCAGCTCTACGAGCCAGTCGATAAAGACCAGGTGATGTTCTACCGCGAAGACAAAAAAGGTCAGATCCTCGAAGAAGGCATCAACGAAGCAGGCGCCATGAGCTCCTTCATCGCCGCCGGTACTTCGTACTCCAACCACAACCAGCCGATGCTGCCGTTCTACATCTTCTACTCGATGTTCGGCTTCCAGCGTATTGGCGACCTGGCCTGGGCCGCTGGCGACAGCCGCACCCGTGGCTTCCTGATCGGCGGCACCGCCGGGCGCACCACGCTCAACGGTGAAGGCCTGCAGCACGAAGACGGTCACAGCCACATCCTGGCCGGTACCATCCCGAACTGCCGCACCTTTGATCCAACCTACGGCTATGAGCTGGCGGTGATCATTCAGGACGGCATGAAGAAGATGACCGAAGAGCAACAGGACGTCTTCTACTACATCACCGTGATGAACGAGTCTTACCAGCAGCCAGCCATGCCGGCCGGTGTTGAGGAAGGCATCGTCAAAGGGATGTACCTGCTCGAGGAAGACACCAAAGAAGCGGCACACCACGTTCAGCTGATGGGCTCCGGCACCATCCTGCGTGAAGTCCGTGAAGCGGCGATCATCCTGCGTGAACAGTTCAACATCGGCGCTGACGTATGGAGCGTTACCAGCTTCAACGAACTGCGTCGCGACGGCCTGGCCGTTGAGCGCAGCAACCGTCTGCACCCGGGCCAGAAGCCTAAGCTGAGCTACGTCGAAGAGTGCCTGACTGGCCGTAAAGGTCCGGTTATTGCCTCTACCGACTACATGAAGCTGTTCGCTGAACAGATTCGTCAGTGGGTACCGGTCAAGGAATTCAAAGTGCTGGGCACTGACGGTTTCGGCCGCAGCGACAGCCGCAAAAAACTGCGTCACTTCTTTGAAGTAGACCGTCACTTCGTGGTGTTGGCAGCCCTGGAAGCACTGGCTGACCGTGGCGATATCGAACCTAAGGTGGTTGCAGAAGCAATCGTCAAGTTCGGCATCAACCCGGAAAAACGCAACCCACTGGACTGCTGA
- the aceF gene encoding dihydrolipoyllysine-residue acetyltransferase, with amino-acid sequence MSELIRVPDIGSGDGEVIELFVKVGDRIEADQSILTLESDKASMEIPAPKAGIVKSLKVKLGDRLKEGDELMELEAEGADAAPEAAAPAAAPAAAEKPAAAPVAEAPAAPAAPAAATIQDIYVPDIGSSGKAKIIEVLVKAGDTVEADQSLITLESDKASMEIPSPAAGVVESISVKLDDEVGTGDFILKLKVAGAAAPAAPAQAAAPAAAKAEAPAAAPAPAAKAPAAPAPAAAPAPKGAKVHAGPAVRQLAREFGVELSAVSPSGPHGRVIKEDVQAYVKTMMQKAKEAPAAGATGGAGIPPIPVVDFSRFGEVEEVAMTRLMQIGASSLHRSWLNIPHVTQFDQADITELEAFRVAQKAVAEKAGVKLTVLPLLLKSCAHLLKEMPDFNSSLAPSGKAIIRKKYVNIGFAVDTPDGLLVPVIKNVDQKSLLQLAAEAAALAAKARDKKLTADDMQGACFTISSLGHIGGTGFTPIVNAPEVAILGVSKATIQPVWDGKAFQPKLMLPLSLSYDHRVINGAAAARFTQRLSQLLGDIRTILL; translated from the coding sequence GTGAGCGAACTCATTCGAGTACCTGACATCGGCAGCGGCGACGGTGAAGTCATCGAGCTGTTTGTAAAAGTCGGCGACCGTATCGAAGCCGATCAGAGCATCCTGACGCTGGAATCGGACAAGGCGAGCATGGAAATCCCTGCGCCTAAAGCCGGTATCGTCAAAAGCCTGAAGGTCAAGCTGGGCGACCGCTTGAAAGAAGGCGACGAACTGATGGAACTGGAAGCCGAGGGCGCCGATGCGGCGCCTGAAGCTGCAGCCCCTGCAGCGGCTCCGGCCGCAGCTGAAAAACCTGCTGCCGCCCCTGTTGCCGAGGCCCCTGCGGCCCCGGCTGCACCTGCCGCCGCCACCATCCAGGACATCTATGTCCCGGATATCGGCTCGTCGGGCAAAGCCAAAATCATCGAAGTCCTGGTCAAGGCCGGCGATACCGTTGAGGCTGATCAATCGTTGATCACCCTCGAATCCGACAAGGCCAGCATGGAAATTCCATCGCCAGCCGCCGGTGTGGTTGAGAGCATTTCGGTCAAGCTGGATGACGAAGTCGGCACTGGCGATTTCATCCTCAAGCTCAAGGTTGCCGGTGCTGCTGCGCCTGCAGCTCCAGCCCAGGCTGCTGCACCTGCCGCCGCCAAAGCTGAAGCCCCTGCTGCGGCCCCTGCGCCAGCCGCCAAAGCCCCGGCAGCCCCTGCCCCGGCCGCCGCGCCTGCGCCAAAGGGCGCCAAAGTTCACGCCGGCCCGGCCGTGCGTCAACTGGCCCGCGAGTTCGGCGTTGAGCTGAGCGCGGTCAGCCCGAGCGGCCCACACGGCCGTGTGATCAAGGAAGACGTGCAGGCTTACGTCAAAACCATGATGCAGAAGGCCAAGGAAGCTCCAGCCGCCGGTGCAACCGGTGGTGCTGGCATTCCGCCGATCCCTGTAGTCGACTTCAGCCGCTTCGGCGAAGTTGAAGAAGTGGCCATGACCCGCCTGATGCAAATCGGCGCGTCGAGCCTGCACCGCAGCTGGCTGAACATCCCGCACGTGACTCAGTTCGATCAGGCTGACATCACCGAGCTGGAAGCCTTCCGCGTCGCGCAAAAAGCCGTCGCAGAAAAAGCCGGTGTGAAACTGACCGTACTGCCTCTGCTGCTCAAGTCCTGTGCACACCTGCTCAAGGAAATGCCGGACTTCAACAGCTCGCTGGCTCCAAGCGGCAAGGCGATCATCCGCAAGAAGTACGTCAACATCGGCTTCGCCGTAGACACCCCGGATGGTTTGCTGGTCCCTGTGATCAAGAACGTTGATCAGAAGAGCCTGCTGCAACTGGCTGCTGAAGCCGCTGCACTGGCTGCCAAGGCCCGTGACAAGAAGCTCACCGCAGACGACATGCAAGGCGCGTGCTTCACCATTTCCAGCCTCGGTCACATTGGCGGCACCGGCTTCACGCCGATCGTCAACGCACCGGAAGTGGCGATCCTCGGCGTTTCCAAGGCAACCATCCAGCCAGTCTGGGACGGCAAAGCCTTCCAGCCGAAACTGATGCTGCCACTGTCGCTGTCCTACGATCACCGTGTGATCAACGGCGCTGCTGCTGCACGCTTCACCCAGCGTCTGAGCCAGTTGCTGGGCGACATCCGCACTATCCTGCTGTAA
- a CDS encoding alkaline phosphatase D family protein: MNRPTVGPILGFTTSQHARIFVRGDSDKNNAVFAGIRHRKVGESQWSAGVYSKLSPEFDMSDTLVLNGLSADTGYEYQAGWFSTSRHDHTPETVKQLPLTWPSYTYTFKTTSDQPKRIRRYVVGSCRYLRLTAGVPSAPELGDEIFGSISSLNRQRPLDAVVMTGDQVYVDDLNVLLPDREFPAISKKYQAAFSQPHIRNLMSGTPTYMILDDHEIEDNWPANQGSTDRRLYNNAMTAYEIYQCSHGPAHDLLPGGRINRDLTRYWYTFSHGDIDWFVMDCRTERTVSTSAKSMIGTKQETALLKWLINSTAKVKFIVSSVMFMPDQQQDDDGWKAFATQRNRILETIRSHAIKNVVFVSGDIHGSLTCQLTHSKSPGFMVHSVVSSPLCNTKLLPYANARSLIVDRPLTTVGTGVYSARLMSRVVGEDNFACLTIDGQQLKVDFHNKKGQVIESATIALT; the protein is encoded by the coding sequence GTGAACAGACCTACCGTTGGCCCAATTTTGGGATTTACCACTTCACAACACGCCCGTATTTTTGTGCGCGGCGATTCCGATAAAAACAACGCTGTATTCGCGGGCATCCGGCATCGAAAGGTCGGTGAGAGCCAGTGGTCCGCAGGCGTGTATTCAAAGCTGAGCCCTGAGTTCGACATGTCCGACACCCTGGTCCTGAACGGGCTAAGCGCCGACACCGGCTACGAGTACCAGGCCGGCTGGTTCTCCACCTCCCGTCACGACCACACACCCGAAACCGTTAAACAGCTCCCGCTCACGTGGCCATCGTACACCTACACCTTCAAGACAACGTCCGACCAACCCAAACGCATACGTCGCTACGTCGTAGGGTCATGCCGCTACCTCAGGCTCACGGCAGGTGTACCTTCGGCACCGGAGCTGGGGGACGAAATCTTCGGTTCCATCAGTTCTCTGAACCGCCAGCGCCCCCTGGATGCCGTGGTGATGACCGGCGACCAGGTGTATGTCGACGACCTGAATGTCCTGTTGCCAGACCGCGAATTCCCCGCCATCAGCAAAAAATACCAAGCGGCGTTTTCACAACCCCATATCCGCAATCTGATGTCGGGCACGCCGACCTACATGATTCTCGACGACCACGAAATCGAAGATAACTGGCCGGCCAATCAGGGCAGCACTGACCGAAGGCTCTACAACAATGCGATGACCGCTTACGAGATCTATCAATGCAGCCATGGCCCGGCTCACGACCTGCTACCCGGCGGACGCATCAACCGCGACCTGACCCGCTATTGGTACACGTTTTCCCATGGTGATATCGACTGGTTTGTCATGGACTGCCGCACGGAACGCACCGTGTCCACAAGCGCCAAAAGCATGATCGGCACCAAGCAGGAAACTGCACTGCTCAAATGGCTGATCAACAGCACGGCCAAGGTGAAATTCATCGTCAGCAGCGTCATGTTCATGCCCGATCAACAGCAGGACGATGACGGCTGGAAGGCATTTGCGACGCAGCGCAATCGCATCCTGGAAACCATTCGCTCCCACGCCATCAAAAACGTGGTGTTCGTCTCTGGCGATATTCACGGCTCCCTCACCTGCCAGCTGACCCACAGCAAAAGCCCGGGATTCATGGTGCACAGCGTCGTGTCTTCACCGCTGTGCAATACCAAGCTATTGCCATATGCCAATGCCCGCAGCCTCATCGTCGACCGCCCGCTGACAACGGTCGGCACAGGTGTTTACTCAGCCCGACTCATGAGCCGCGTCGTGGGCGAGGACAACTTCGCCTGCCTGACCATCGATGGCCAACAGCTCAAGGTCGACTTTCATAACAAGAAAGGCCAGGTAATCGAGTCAGCGACCATTGCGCTGACATAA